The genomic interval GCTCAGATGGCAAGCTGAAGCAACAGAGGGTGAAGGAGGCCATTTAGAGGTGGACACTGATGAAACAAACACCCTGGCCCATGCTTCTGGTTTACTACACCATTACCAGCAGGACAAAGGACGATTCTGGAGTTCAGAACATGCTGAGATGCATGCCTAGGGTCTAAAAAGCCTAATGTCAACCATACCCACGCAAAACCAAGAACTTCTGGGTTTGGAGGAGAGGGCTGATCAGGGAAACCTAGAAACTCTTGAAGCTCAGGGGGGAAAATGGGTGGGCATTTCTCAGGTACAACAGGACATACACAATTGGTTCGGTAAGTTTCAGTCTTGTACAGGACATGGAACCAGAGAAGACCGGCAAGTTCAGGGCTTAGCTGATCAGTGCTAAGGAGCAGACTTTCTCACGTAAGATGTACAGGTCCAAGCACAATTTTGAGTATATGCATGTTCTCCTGCTAAAGGGGTCCTTCCATTCTCAAATTCTGAGCTAGAGAAAAGGACTAAATCAGTTGCAGGTTGGGATACAAATGCCATCAGCAGAGAGACAGGCAGGCCTGAGAGTTCATAAATGCTGACTGAAGCTGGAACATGGACTCAGTACAGAGAACAGAGGCTTGCTTAGTACATTTCAAAACTGTATTCCAAATTTTCAAGGCCCTTGAACTCCTAGATTCAGGCATGCCCCTGGGCTTGGTCTATTGTACAACAGTCTTGGGGACACTGTACATGTGCTTATTTATCCACCAAAATTAAACACCCAAAATTGAAGATGTCAAAGTAGGACAGGTTCCTCAATGACATGTGTTGACTGGAATTTTCCATTGAACTGGGCTGTGACCAGGAGCTTGCCATGATCACAACTTACTGTCTTTCCCCTACCCCTTCCTTCCAATTTCTGAGGGTAGAAAATAATCTTCTCTGAAGATACTTGATAACAGTTCCAAAAGATAAAAGCATATGCTTTTGTACTGTGCTTTCAGATATTCTgatgggaaagaaaaaataagaaacacatcAGTACTAATCTCTAGCAATTTGACACCTAAACAGTACtaacagcagcaaaaaaaaaaaaaaaagcaacttcaAAAAGTTAAGAATcacccaaagttcaaaccccagtcccactaagaaaaaaaaaaaaaaagattcttttaaCAAAACAGATGACTTACATCTTCAAATCCTTCTTGAAGTtagtttttaatgttatttattcCTCCTTCATTTCCAGCTAAATGACCACAGCAATACAGAAATTTTCAGATATCTAGAGCACCGTGTCCTATTAGACGTTTGCCCTTCTGAGCAGGCAGGTCTCTACCCATTAGACTTATAAATACCCAGCCTCACCTAGGTCTAGTTCAGGTGGCGGATGAGCTGATTGATGCGTTCACCCCGATAGCCAGATGAGCCCATCTCCTTAAGGAAGCCCACTCTATTCTTGGTAGCGTGACGGGCCACAGAGAGGTGGAAAGGACGCAAGAATCCGGAGATCTCCTGGAAATGCTTCCCTGGGAAGGCTATTTCATgaatgaggtcttccaggcaaaTGACACCAAACTTCCCTAAGAGACATAAGGGTGCAGTTCCTTCATTCAACATTTATCCAGCGTAAATGAGAAGTTCTCGTATGCCAGAGCTGGGTTTGGCATGCTCTTGGGATCCCAAGAAAAATACACCCTGGATCCCACATCATGCTAGCCAAAgcctcttgctttttgccccaaATGACCGTTAAGCTGCAGGACTCACCCAGGTGCTCTTCAATCACAGTGTTGTCTGTCAGAGGGATGGTTTTATTCTTAACCTTTGCTTGTCCACGTTTCAAGATGAGTTCTCGGACAGACTTCAGATTTGGAAATCTATGTGATGAAGAATAAAGCGTAAGGCATCATCACACTTGCTACTCAGTACTGCAGCCTGGCTGAGGAGAATGTGCAGAGTTCTCCACTCACCTCTCCCCACCAGGAAATGAACTGCAATTACAGTTCAGCTGGGAAGTGAACCACTTGTGGAAACACACACAAGTGAAGTGGACAAAAAGACTGAAGTAAGtgacaagtcaggtgtggtggctcatgctactgaggcaggaggatcaagagccaaaggccagcctgggttgcttAATGAAACTTTGTCTCGATAAACTAAAATCGAATCAAAAACCCTGAGTGGACCTGGTTGTATAgcttcaaatttaaatttatggAAATAAGTGTTTATcagcccaaaacaaaaaacctcctaATTCCTAGATaagtaagaaaaaacaaacaaaactcctcAGGACCAGACTTAAGTCTACTCAAGATGGTGCAAGAGTTGGAAGTAAAACCCAAGcctttgctgggtttttttttgttaggTAGACACTCGACAGCCGGAGCAACACATCCAGCCCATGTTGAGTTTTAATGTTTTAGGAATGCTACAAGCACTGCCACCAGCTCGGCTTCAGAACTCTCAACATCTCATTCATCTTACTAAGCCCTGGCCTACAGCTGAATAAGCCCCACTACTATACTGTTCAAACTGTGATTATCATCAGTGATCCTCCCTGTCTACTCCACAACATCCAACAAAGCAACACTAGCCTTGGAGAACAGCACCTTGtgcacccccacacacatacaagcTAATGGAAATTAACAAGGAAAAACCTACTCACCCCCAGGTCACATAAGGTTCCAATACACGAAGCATTTTCATGTTTCCGGGAGTGACTCTGACAAAGACACCACTAAACAATTTCTTCAGCCGAAGTCTTGCAATGGTCCTCTTCACCAGTAAACTGACGCCTTCAATCCTGAAACAATTGGCAACAGAGGTCAGACACTCTGCAGTCCATGCATCTAGCAAGCACTCAGAGACACACAACGTGCCTCAAAGAGCTCAGTTTAGGGGGATGCAATTCATGAGCAGATCGTTTTCCAGTGGTATGGAGCCATGCCTAGAGTGCTATGGGAACACAGAGATGGTCCCTGAGTTGTTTTAGTTCCTAGGAAGATGCCTTGAGCCCTCCACTTCAGGATTCTGCATTTAAAACTGGAAAGGTCTGTCAACACCAACAAATTCCAATCGTGTCTTTTGGGTCTCAGGTTCAAGTTTCTGTTTTAGAGAGGGTATCCTCAAacagcccctgcctccaccctgcaCTTTACTCTTCTAGCACTTATTTGTCTGTTGTGCTTAACCCTGAGTTCCTAGCACAACTTGCTGTTATGGTCCAGGTCTTTCTATCTCCTTATTTCTCTAGAAAGGGTCTGAAGCTGAGGCTCCAGCCTCCAGGAATCTGAAAAGACACCAGTACTCTACCTTTGGATGCGCACAACAAAGGCCAAGGAATGTTTATCAGGCACTTCCAAAGCACGAGGTTTCACTTCCAGACGTCTGACACGCACCTTATCGCGTTG from Castor canadensis chromosome 8, mCasCan1.hap1v2, whole genome shotgun sequence carries:
- the Rpl7l1 gene encoding ribosomal protein uL30-like, whose amino-acid sequence is MINEQSRSFLPLAVVRMVSMVRMRSFHSPAKMAEGEERKKIPLVPENLLKKRKAYQALKATQAKQALLEKKERKGKEFRFKRLESFLRDSWRQQRDKVRVRRLEVKPRALEVPDKHSLAFVVRIQRIEGVSLLVKRTIARLRLKKLFSGVFVRVTPGNMKMLRVLEPYVTWGFPNLKSVRELILKRGQAKVKNKTIPLTDNTVIEEHLGKFGVICLEDLIHEIAFPGKHFQEISGFLRPFHLSVARHATKNRVGFLKEMGSSGYRGERINQLIRHLN